The Schistocerca nitens isolate TAMUIC-IGC-003100 chromosome 12, iqSchNite1.1, whole genome shotgun sequence genome has a window encoding:
- the LOC126215212 gene encoding signal peptidase complex catalytic subunit SEC11A, translating to MFASMFDEVARMNKRQFLYQVLSFGMIVSSALMIWKGLMVVTGSESPIVVVLSGSMEPAFHRGDLLFLTNYQDEPVRVGEIVVFKVEGRDIPIVHRVLILHEKENGTVKFLTKGDNNNVNDRGLYARGQMWLTKKDVVGRARGFLPYVGMVTIYMNEYPKFKIAVLACLGLYVLVHRE from the exons ATGTTTGCCAGTATGTTTGACGAGGTGGCGCGTATGAACAAGCGCcag TTCCTCTACCAAGTACTGAGTTTCGGAATGATAGTTTCGTCGGCGCTTATGATATGGAAAGGTCTTATGGTTGTTACAGGCAGTGAAAGTCCTATAGTAGTCGTACTAAG TGGGAGCATGGAACCTGCATTTCATCGTGGCGACCTTCTGTTCCTGACCAATTATCAAGACGAGCCTGTCCGTGTTGGCGAGATCGTCGTGTTCAAGGTCGAGGGCCGTGACATTCCAATTGTTCATCGTGTACTTATTTTGCATGAGAA GGAGAATGGGACTGTAAAGTTTCTGACAAAAGGTGATAACAATAATGTGAATGACCGAGGGTTGTACGCCCGTGGGCAGATGTGGCTGACCAAGAAGGACGTCGTCGGGCGGGCCCGTGGATTCCTTCCGTATGTCGGCATggtcacaatatacatgaatgaataCCCTAAATTCAAG